CTGTTGGAGCAGGAGTCACGGCCTCGGGAGCAGTTGCTTTTGGAGCTTCTGACTGTTTTTCATAACAGCCCCCCAAAATAAAAGCAAATAAACCTGCAAGCAAAAGCATACCGGAAAGACCTTTTTTCATTCGTTTCACCCCCTTTCATTCCGAGTTTAAAAATGGCTTTTTGTTCCATTAGATTAATAAATAGAATTTGAGATTCAGCTAAAAAGTAAGAATTCAAAATCCTCAATTGAACGAAAGATAGCTTGTATCATATGAAAAATAAAATTGTCAAGGCTTTTCGCAAGGAAACTGTTTACAATGCTTTGAAAATCCATTATATTTTGACCGCTATGGCGATCATCGACCGTTACCTGATTAAAGAAATTATTCCACCGTTCCTGATTAGTCTCTCCATTCTCACCGGGATGTTGTTTATTCAACAATTAATGGAATTTATTGAACTTTCGCTAAACAAAGGGGCTGATTTATTCAGCCTCATCAAAATTTTTATTTTCGCGGTTCCTTCCCTTTTGGTCATTACGCTTCCGATTGCCGTTCTCATCTCCTCAATAACCGTTATGAGCCGATTGTCGTCTGATAATGAGCTGATTTCTCTTCGGTCAGCCGGAATGAATTTTTACAGGATGATTCGTCCGGTTTTTTTTTTCTCGGTCGCCGTCGGCCTTTTAACGCTGCTCCTTTCCACGCTGGCTAAACCCTGGGGAGGAAATTCGTTGAAGGAAGTCTCTTTTGAAGTGTTGAAAAAAAGGCTAAATGTCGCATTGGAAGAAGGGATATTTAATGACCTTTTCGATAAAATGATGATTTATGTTGAAGAAATGCCCACTTATTCAGATCTAAAGGGAATCTTCATTTCTGATTTACGTAATCCTGATGACCCCAGCCTGATTCTGGCCCAGGAAGGAACCTTCGTAACTGACCAAGCGACCAATACGGTCGGATTTCAATTGGTCAATGGGAATATTTATAAAAAAGGAAAGAATGAACGGGTTTTTCAACAGATTGTCTTTTCGAAGTACGATCTTAAAATCGATTTATCGGCCTATATCAAGAAACCCGATGTCGGCATAAAAGAACGTCTCGGGTTACAGGCCTTGAGAGAAAAAATTGCCAGAACCGGAAATAACAAGGCCGATCTGGAAGATCTTCAAAAACTGCAGGAGTATTACAAAACCTATGCTCTCCCTTTTACGACAATCCTCTTTGGCATCCTGGGGCCTCCCCTGGGAACCTACACGCGGAGGTCAGCCGGACAGTTAGGCGGATTCGCAATTGGAATCGGCATTGTCGTTCTTTATTATTTTCTCACCGTGATAGGAGATTATTTTCTGGCCCAAAATTGGGTCTCTCCTTTCTTATCGGCTTTTTTGCCAAATGGGGCTTTGCTTCTATGTTCAATCCCTCTACTCATTAAAACCGACCGTCAGGTATTATGGCGCTCAAAAAAATCGCATGACGCTGCTTAACCGTTATATTTTAAAAGAATTTTTAAAAGTATTTACTCTTGCTTCATTTACCCTGCTTTTCATTTATCTCCTCATCGATTTTTTTGAAAAGGTCAGAGTTTTTTTGCGATACAAGCCTGACCTTTTTGTCATCTTTGAATACTTTTTATATCAGCTCCCGAAGATATTTTATGACATCAGCCCGATTGCCATCCTCATTTCAACCCTGATTACCTTTGGCACATTTACAAAAAATAACGAGATCACAGCTCTAAAAAGCGCTGGGATCAGCCCTTTTAAAACCGCTATACCCATTTTGGCGGCGGTATTTGTTCTGGCATTTTTTTTGTTGTACGCCAATACCAGCATGATTCCCTCAGGAATAAAACAAGCAGAGTTTGTCAGATCGATCTACATTGAAAAGGGAAGTGAAACTTCGTATTTTCGACAAAATAAAATATGGTTTAGAACAAAAAACCATATTTTATTCAACGTTCAGTTAATTGATCCCGAAAAAAGTAAAATTTTAGGAATAGGGATTTATAAACTTTCAAACAATTTTTCATTGATTGAAGAGATTGACGCTAAAGAACTTGTCTATGAGGGGTCTGATTGGTACCTCCTGTCGGGAATTAAGAGAAAATTTTCAGGAGACGGGCAAATCACGACGGGTACGTTTGATAAAGAAAAATTTTATCTTGATAAGACGCCTGCAGATTTTAAACAGATTGAAATACAACAAGACCGGCTGAAGTACGATGAACTCAAAAATTATGTTAAGAAGCTGACTTCTGAAGGATATGTCGCCACTCGCTATTGGGTCGATTTATATGGGAGAGTGGCTTTTCCGTTTGTAAATATCCTAATGGCCTTGATTGCCATTCCGTTTGGATTAAAAAATGATAAAAGATCGGCCGGCATATCCAAAGGAATCGGAATCAGCCTGGCCATAGGGTTCAGTTATTGGATTATCTATGCCCTCAGCACCTCTTTAGGCCATAGCGGGATTCTCCCGCCGCTCCTCTCTGCCTGGCTCGCCAACCTGTTGTTTTTGGCCATTGGAGGCTATCTTTTCGTAACCATTCGACAGTGAACCTATTCGACCTCGTCTTCTTTCGAGACCAGCAACGCAGTAACCGAACCGATAACCACTTTACTTTTCATTTGAACCGGAACATGGCGGTGATCATCGGTAAACCAAACCGTGATATCGCCCTTATTTAAAAAAACCCCTTCAAACCGGGCCATGATAATGGTTTTAATCGTGTTAAAACTCCCTATCGGCGTATCGATGGTTTCTTTTTCTAAAACTTTGATTTCCAGGTCCCAGTTTTTCCCCCCTTCATAGACTTTAATAAAAGCGGATTCTCCGGGCAGTGGGAATGCAAGCGTCCTGAAAAAATAAAGAGCAGACAAAGCATCCTGGGCGCCGGGAGCAATATCAAAGGTCTCTTCTTTTCCTTCTTCTACCTGTGAAACCTTATGATTGACTTGATCATAAATGACTTCCCGATCTTTCGTCCGCCTTCCTTCTCTTTGATGGGCTTTAAATTTCAAGGGAACGAGATTGTCAACATCCATAAAAGTCTCGATCCGATCTTCAACAGGAAAAAAGCGCGAAATAAAATTGTTTGACGTAGCCGTCGACGTAATATGAAAAGCTTTACTCGAACCAACCTCTATCGTCTTACCCACTTCTAGAATCGCTTTTCCGGCATTGATTCCCATCCAGTTAATTGAAAACTCCAATCTTTCTCCGGATTGAATAGCGCGGGTGTCCTTTTTTTCATTTGGATTAATGGAAGAAAAGGCGGGATATTGCGAAATGTGGTTTAAGAAGACAAAAAGGCTTAAGAACGATAAAATCGCTGTTAGGTTGGTTTTTCTTAACATTCAGGCTCCCCTTTTGGGATAATAGTCAGGGAATCAGATTTTGTCAAGAAAAGCCTTTGCCTTGTTTAACTTTAATGGTATAAACAAACCCATGCATCTTCTTGTTCTAATCATTTTTCAACTCTTATTCTTTCTAAGCCCTGCGTGGGGATCTGTTTCAGCAGGAATGGGTCCGGAATATTTTGACTGGCGGGAATTGGATGCCGACGGGAAACAGTTCCTGGAAGAAAGTGGTTTC
This genomic stretch from Nitrospirota bacterium harbors:
- the lptG gene encoding LPS export ABC transporter permease LptG; its protein translation is MTLLNRYILKEFLKVFTLASFTLLFIYLLIDFFEKVRVFLRYKPDLFVIFEYFLYQLPKIFYDISPIAILISTLITFGTFTKNNEITALKSAGISPFKTAIPILAAVFVLAFFLLYANTSMIPSGIKQAEFVRSIYIEKGSETSYFRQNKIWFRTKNHILFNVQLIDPEKSKILGIGIYKLSNNFSLIEEIDAKELVYEGSDWYLLSGIKRKFSGDGQITTGTFDKEKFYLDKTPADFKQIEIQQDRLKYDELKNYVKKLTSEGYVATRYWVDLYGRVAFPFVNILMALIAIPFGLKNDKRSAGISKGIGISLAIGFSYWIIYALSTSLGHSGILPPLLSAWLANLLFLAIGGYLFVTIRQ
- a CDS encoding LptF/LptG family permease, with product MKNKIVKAFRKETVYNALKIHYILTAMAIIDRYLIKEIIPPFLISLSILTGMLFIQQLMEFIELSLNKGADLFSLIKIFIFAVPSLLVITLPIAVLISSITVMSRLSSDNELISLRSAGMNFYRMIRPVFFFSVAVGLLTLLLSTLAKPWGGNSLKEVSFEVLKKRLNVALEEGIFNDLFDKMMIYVEEMPTYSDLKGIFISDLRNPDDPSLILAQEGTFVTDQATNTVGFQLVNGNIYKKGKNERVFQQIVFSKYDLKIDLSAYIKKPDVGIKERLGLQALREKIARTGNNKADLEDLQKLQEYYKTYALPFTTILFGILGPPLGTYTRRSAGQLGGFAIGIGIVVLYYFLTVIGDYFLAQNWVSPFLSAFLPNGALLLCSIPLLIKTDRQVLWRSKKSHDAA
- a CDS encoding DUF3108 domain-containing protein, which produces MLRKTNLTAILSFLSLFVFLNHISQYPAFSSINPNEKKDTRAIQSGERLEFSINWMGINAGKAILEVGKTIEVGSSKAFHITSTATSNNFISRFFPVEDRIETFMDVDNLVPLKFKAHQREGRRTKDREVIYDQVNHKVSQVEEGKEETFDIAPGAQDALSALYFFRTLAFPLPGESAFIKVYEGGKNWDLEIKVLEKETIDTPIGSFNTIKTIIMARFEGVFLNKGDITVWFTDDHRHVPVQMKSKVVIGSVTALLVSKEDEVE